ACGGCACAACAGGTACGAGGTCGATCCTGCCGAGCGGGAGCCTCTCGATTACTCTGGAGACTCCCACTTCCAAAGTCAGCCACCAGCTACCACCCACTACGACGACCGCAGTCAATaccatcaacaacaacaaccacaacaacaaaaccaCCGCCATCACCACCAACAACAGGAGGACTATTACGACCAAGAACACACCCGCGACCGGTACGACGACAGTGGGAACCATCGCCAGTCCCCTTCACCTCCGCGTGGCGCTGCCGGCACCTATCGACCCGACGCAGACTTTGACGCATCCCTGGATCGTCTGCGAGCTGACCGAAGGAACGATCGCGACCGTCACCACTGGCCCGGAGCTGCTTCACCAAACCCCGATATAGTCTCACCTCTGTCGCCGCCACAGCCAGCTGACAGCAGCTACTGGGGCCAGGAGCACGGGGGCCGAGCGAGACCTCCTAAAAGCAACGTCACGCCAGGCGCAGACAATTTTAGCGCCTCCGCCGGTGGTGGCATGGCTGGAATCGCCTACCAGGTAGCCGACCGCAACGCTAGAGAGAGCGGATTAGAGGCCATGAGGGGCACCGACCCAGACCAACCAAACTTCCCGGAGCAGGCGTATCACGGTGCACAAAACGGCCAGAGTCAAAATGGTGACTTTGGCCCACAGTCTCCATTCCCCGTCCGATGGGCCACGGCAAAGAGGTTACGGACACGATGCAGGGGACAGAGATTCTCATTCTAGTCTCACTGGCCTCGGTGCCTCCGGCATCCCTCCAGGCAGATCAACACCAGGCAACGTCACGCCTTCGAGGAGCCCCTTGAGTAGCAGCGGCGTGTACACTGACGACCCGTACTCAGGCTTTTCGAGATCAAGCCTACCTAATCTTGGCGTCGTCAACCCGCATGACATTTTCGATGACGGGGACGACGGGCTCGATTACGGTAGGAGAAACCACCGCACATCAATGTTGAGCTTGGGAGCATCTAGCAACAGGAGTGGCAGTAATTTgggtgctgctgccgcagGCGCCGGTGCTGGACGGGCTGGTAGCGGTTCCAGGGCTGCTACGTATGGTCCTGTCAATAGCAATTCCCCGTATGAGGAGACACACAACCTCGGTGCCGAGAAGAACTGGGGCGAGAAGCCCAAGGGCAAGTCAAAGGTGTGGAGGCTCGTCGTTATTGGGATTGTAGCTGTTGCCATCATTGCCGCCTTGGCGCTGGGCATCGTCTTCGGTGTGGTCCTGAAggatggcggcggtggcggcgtcgtCAACCCTGGGCAGACGGCTCAAGAGGATCAGGCTGCAAATGGAGACCTGACCGCGGACAGCAAAGAGATCAAGTCTCTGATGAGCAATAATCAGCTGCACAGAGTATTTATGGGTATGGACTACACGCCACTTAACACTCAGTACCCGGACTGCCTCAAGTTCCCACCGTCGCAGAACAACGTCACACGCGACATCGCCGTCTTGTCCAAGCTCACCAACATTGTTCGTACTTACGGCACCGACTGCAACCAAACTGAGATGATCATCACGGCGATCGACAGGCTCAAGCTTAAGGGCAAGATGAAGATGTGGCTCGGAGTCTGGCAGGACAAGAATGAGACAACAAACGCGCGCCAACTGGGTGAGATGTGGAACACCCTCGATCACCACTCAAAGGATGGCCGCAAGCCGGAAGACTACTTCAAAGGTTTGATTGTGGCCAACGAGATTTTGTACCGCAAGGAGATGACTAGTTCTCAGCTCCAGCTTCTGTTGTCTAACGTGAGAGCCAATCTGACAACTAAGGGCATCAACCTTCCTGTGGCGACGTCGGATCTTGGCGACGACTGGAGAAACAAAGATTTGGCCGACGCATCCGATTACATCATGGCGAATATCCATCCTTTCTTCGGCGGAACTCCAGCAGATAAAGCCGCGACATGGACGAAAGAGTTCTACAATAATTGGGTCAAGCCGAATGAGAAGACACAGACTGATAGGAATGTCATCGCGGAGTATGGGTGGCCGTCTCAGGGCGGGCAGCGATGTCCAGTAGACGATCCAAACTGCCTGAAGCCCGCGGTGGCAGACGTCAAGGAGCTTAATAAGGTTCTGGAAGACTGGGTGTGCCCAGCGCTCAACAATGGGACAAACTACTTCTGGTTCTCGGCGTTTGACGAGCCGTGGAAAATCAGGTTCAACACGGCGAAGGAGAATTGGGAGGATCACTGGGGGCTCATGACTGTGGACAGGCAACTCAAAAGCGGGATAACAATTCCGGATTGTGGTGGCAAGGAGGCGCCGGCCGCTTGAAGCAATATCTTTCTTTCATATTTGTCATCCTATGAATGGGGGATTCTCTTGGTGCACTTGCTTCGCTGTGCTTGGATTTGCGAGGCGGTAGGGATTCGCGCTTATTTTTCAAAGGGAGTTTTGGGGAAACATGTTTTGTACTTTGTCATCATTTCCATGcttattttttctctctctctttctgccTGTTTCAAATGAACGCAACATAGCAACCCATCTTCTTTACTTTGGTGCAGCGCTAGGGAAGCTGCTCTGGTTatgctttgcttttttttgttccgtGGACTAGGAGGAAGCGGTCGGTGAAGGAGTGTTGATTTGCTTTGCTGTTGCTTCTTCGCATCGTATGGGTTATCCAAGACTCAGCAGATATGCATTAGCAGGCAAGGTAATGATGTTTTGGTAAGGGCAGGCTTGTGGGTACAGTATAGATAGTGTATAAATAGCGAAGTGAAATCAAAGCGTCCTCTGATCATGAACGGATTGTAATCCACTGTTAGTGGAGGGCGCACAGAACCAATGGAGAGGAGAGGGTTAGGACTGAACCCAGGCTAAGCTTAAGGACGGTACCTGGCAGGTCCCATGCTTGTAACCTCCATGTCTAGGCCCGTTAGCTTTCTACCCCGCAGGCGCGGGAAGACCTATGAGGTAACAGGGACACAGTGACGTCTCACTCTAGACGCGTTCTGCGTGAGGTTGCTAGCTTCAATTAAAATAGACGCGACAGCTTCAACCTCCTAGCTCACTCTTGCGCATCGCCCTGCGAATACGAATGTTCGTACCTGCGCATGCCAACTAGTCAAATTCGACTCAGATAGCAGGCACAGCTTCATATAGACGCACATCGGAATTTATGCCTATATATGTGCCGTCAATTGCTGGTTCTATTTCTCTTTACTCCCGAAGGAGAGGCCGCAGCGATATCTTAGGAACCTGTCCCTTCGTCGTCCTCTGTCCAGTATATGCAAGGCCAGTCGTGGCTGGCACCGCCCAATTCCCTAAAACACATTTATCGCAAATAACAACAACGAACGATCGAGGAAAGGCACCGTCTGGAGCCTAGCGGGGTCGCGACCCCTAGCTTGGAGAGCGTGGTCTGTTTGTCTTGAGTACGAGAAGTCGTCACAATGGAGGACGATGACAGAGGTACGGTAAACAACCCAAAGATGCGACTCGAAGCCCTTTGAACACGCTCGAAACCACTCAGTCAATACTCGACACTCACACTCGTGCGATTCTTTACTGCCTAGAATCCAACGCAAGCTCGGACAATGAACAGGACGAGGTGATGGAGGACGCCGTCGAGGAGCCCGAGGCCGAAGACAACGATGGGGAAGACGAAGAAGATAATGAAAACGAGAATGATGACGAGGAAGAAGATGACGGCGAGAACGAAGATCAAGATGTCGTGCAAGACAAGTCCAGTAACGATAAGACCGTCACCGGCAAGGAGATcagcgccggcgccggcggcgatgGAGGAGATGGCGCCTCGTCGGCGAGCCAAAAACGGCCAGGCAGCAGTGGCAGCAATACCAACGATGGCAGCAAGGACGACCGTGCAGCAGGCAAAGCACCAGAGACAGACGCCGCGCGGGAAAAGACACCGGCGACGCCAATCAAGCCGGGGTGGCGGCCCAAGATAGACCCGACGCGCATCTCGGCACGGCTCTACGACATCGTGCCCACCATGGCAGCTCCGCAGGCAACGAGTATTAATGCATTCGCTGCGACACCCGACCAGCGCTTCTGGGTGACTGGAGGATCGGACGGATACGTGCGAAAGTACGATGCTCAGGGCACCATAAACGGCAAGCTGCCGTTGACGGTAGCACAGCGCCACCCATTTGTCGACTCTGTGGTCAAGGCCGGCATTCTGATGAGCTACTGGGAAAATGAAGAGGTTTCAGGGCCCAGTGGTGGTAGTGGCAGTACCAGTGTTGGAGTCGGAGGAGTCGGGAGTAGCAGCGGGGCCTTGGCCTTTGGGGTCGGCGCGGCTACCCACGATCACGTCCTCAGCCCCGTGTACAGTATTGCGGTGCAGGCTCAGGGGCTTTGGGTACTGTCAGGGACAGAAGGCGGCGGCATCAACCTGTCAAGTGGGCGCCACGAGGAAGGCAAGCGTATTGCGTGCTTACACAAGCACAGTAGCGCTGTCAGCGTGCTGACCATGTTGCCGGACGAGAAGACGGTGCTGAGTGGTAGTTGGGACAAGACAGTGGCCGACTGGGACCTTAACAATGGTCAGGTCCGGCGCACCTTTGttggcagcggcagccagATCTCGGTCGTGGAGCTCAGGCCGCTCTGTGGTGCGCCCGTGCCGTCCCTAGGGGCCATGTTTGACGAAGAAACCAACGGCGATGTCAAGGGCGTGTGGTCCACCATGAGCGGCAACAACGACGCCAAGTTCCGCAACGGGTCATTGAGCAACGGCGTAAACCAAGGTAACCCGGGTGCTAGTGGCACCGGGACTAATGGCGCGGCGGGCGCCAGCGGTACTGgttctggtgctggcggtgacggcggggtaggaactgcgtttgcacAGACGGCATCACCAGCACATGAGAGTCTTTTCGGCAGCCCGGCTGGGTCCTTGTTTGGCGACGACACCATTGGCGGCAATGGTAACGTGTTtggtgacgatgacgacgacttcAATACTCACACCATGGACATGGACCTTAATGGGGGAGGCGAATCAGGT
Above is a genomic segment from Pyricularia oryzae 70-15 chromosome 7, whole genome shotgun sequence containing:
- a CDS encoding transcription factor SPT8 — protein: MEDDDRESNASSDNEQDEVMEDAVEEPEAEDNDGEDEEDNENENDDEEEDDGENEDQDVVQDKSSNDKTVTGKEISAGAGGDGGDGASSASQKRPGSSGSNTNDGSKDDRAAGKAPETDAAREKTPATPIKPGWRPKIDPTRISARLYDIVPTMAAPQATSINAFAATPDQRFWVTGGSDGYVRKYDAQGTINGKLPLTVAQRHPFVDSVVKAGILMSYWENEEVSGPSGGSGSTSVGVGGVGSSSGALAFGVGAATHDHVLSPVYSIAVQAQGLWVLSGTEGGGINLSSGRHEEGKRIACLHKHSSAVSVLTMLPDEKTVLSGSWDKTVADWDLNNGQVRRTFVGSGSQISVVELRPLCGAPVPSLGAMFDEETNGDVKGVWSTMSGNNDAKFRNGSLSNGVNQGNPGASGTGTNGAAGASGTGSGAGGDGGVGTAFAQTASPAHESLFGSPAGSLFGDDTIGGNGNVFGDDDDDFNTHTMDMDLNGGGESGHNGAVAAGASADDIAMGGTDEGHAKDTLGDTGNDGASTAQPPAATAAASGDDAAGASQTTTSSSTQLPPSTAPPTASAIATSSTTETDIKKEPALSSEPAMPAATSTTENNIDQPNIVFNSAAPAHADPTQMSDQVFLSASIDGTLRIWDRRVPRDPVARISTRPGVPPWCMGACWSPDGNWIYAGRRNGTVEEYSIHKARSGWAPERALKLPAGSGAVSAVRAMPNGRHLVVASHDILRLYDLRDSSAFKGSSVPFLIVPGPPRAGVIAQLYIDPSARFMVSIAGTRGWDGTSTECLVGYEINVAE
- a CDS encoding endo-beta-1,3-glucanase, with protein sequence MQRHNRYEVDPAEREPLDYSGDSHFQSQPPATTHYDDRSQYHQQQQPQQQNHRHHHQQQEDYYDQEHTRDRYDDSGNHRQSPSPPRGAAGTYRPDADFDASLDRLRADRRNDRDRHHWPGAASPNPDIVSPLSPPQPADSSYWGQEHGGRARPPKSNVTPGADNFSASAGGGMAGIAYQVADRNARESGLEAMRGTDPDQPNFPEQAYHGAQNGQSQNGDRDSHSSLTGLGASGIPPGRSTPGNVTPSRSPLSSSGVYTDDPYSGFSRSSLPNLGVVNPHDIFDDGDDGLDYGRRNHRTSMLSLGASSNRSGSNLGAAAAGAGAGRAGSGSRAATYGPVNSNSPYEETHNLGAEKNWGEKPKGKSKVWRLVVIGIVAVAIIAALALGIVFGVVLKDGGGGGVVNPGQTAQEDQAANGDLTADSKEIKSLMSNNQLHRVFMGMDYTPLNTQYPDCLKFPPSQNNVTRDIAVLSKLTNIVRTYGTDCNQTEMIITAIDRLKLKGKMKMWLGVWQDKNETTNARQLGEMWNTLDHHSKDGRKPEDYFKGLIVANEILYRKEMTSSQLQLLLSNVRANLTTKGINLPVATSDLGDDWRNKDLADASDYIMANIHPFFGGTPADKAATWTKEFYNNWVKPNEKTQTDRNVIAEYGWPSQGGQRCPVDDPNCLKPAVADVKELNKVLEDWVCPALNNGTNYFWFSAFDEPWKIRFNTAKENWEDHWGLMTVDRQLKSGITIPDCGGKEAPAA